Proteins from a genomic interval of Polyodon spathula isolate WHYD16114869_AA chromosome 1, ASM1765450v1, whole genome shotgun sequence:
- the LOC121324782 gene encoding uncharacterized protein KIAA0232-like isoform X2 — MSSGIETLVEELCSKLKDLQNKQKEERKANKKSLGSQTPELAESPSSKDQVEMYYEAFPPLSEKTVCLHEIMTVWNKSKTCSYSSSSSSAAPQTSTDTSSPKDCNSEGETGKEKIVEVCSTLSERTQQRRSKKEKENRHYNNMVDDRTDQSKKQIKHRCDGKLRPRSWSSGSSEAGSSSSGNQYEIKPPLKSIKIRHKTRDMGRNKKGQNGQVKLALKDAEKEQRRNTGGSSRSSGPTKQLCKKGKRPLKEIRKDSSCSEIKEFGFENRNKKEYREEPLWYTEPITEYFVPFSRKSKLETTYRKSLDSPDVLSAPANVEKLPESMQGICITNSSFQRTYLAAGTFVDGHFVEMPAVIDEADDLDGSSCPQPEVNRDLDDEHLSEFTHFYEVDIYQSMLDTSASDSIQESRILSMIRQKSNEQRDFEAECCLMLDGLDLRGESAIRADSHSSVDADGFFLQDLENIAHVWECYSSFSSEDIDGESFTGDSPVRLSPILDNTLFNASRFSGNQEEYFSEPNEGLNSSCFSLFEVQYDDSTLPFSCDSVTIGHENTDSNSCRDPLGNKQSRLLIWTKNSAFDETEHCSNLSTRTCSPWSHSEETRSDNETNVQLEESAHFNTEEITCIVPSISSKYLEDELLDFLHEDACQQKDDIIREVPDLTFKKKSKLESVCGIQLEKDESKPYDALDIFSEDPNQQNDNYSSGIIKDIWTSIGDGESVATLGDKIEDGLFPVEANYHCCLDIETATDTLQLPQKKAVQRSEYHLWEGQKEHLEEQTIIRGELSKVDGGDYTTPSKPWDMNPDKDHNAFILGGVYGELKTFNSDGDWAVIPPSHTRESLVQCSASDVVTIAGTDVFTNTGNCFDPGHKPLWRPLVSFGQRDQAIKGGDVLNKEFSFIFHEDLLGTCSNFQSDESGLDYSFSSFDLNNPFSQVLHVECSFEPEDIASFSPSFKPKSILCSDSESEAFHRRFYGINRTQYRAIRISPRTHFRPISASELSSGGGSDSEMESEKEELRLPVLPLSDVFEDPQADLRPLEEDAECEGPYYGKSELESGKFLPRLKKSGMEKSAQTSLDSQEGSSALLPIAEQEICNCDGEASVVSIYLEDYETEESSKENKEVCKCSAAGHISNFGKTCEFTELHEFPSLNVPVKGNIGSQQEECWWQKSFCSPLFPGSQCDECCTKIKEIVGVNSYTDMKENLHNGDSVLHLNVNASACNSDCFGEKNTVARATGFRRQLFSSDSSSSDETASENGSDWASPCEELFSRTHL; from the exons ATG AGCTCTGGAATTGAAACATTAGTTGAGGAGCTTTGCTCCAAGCTGAAAGATCTTCAGAATAAACAGAAAG aagaaagaaaagcaaacaagaaATCACTGGGATCCCAGACTCCTGAACTTGCAGAATCTCCTTCGTCTAAGGATCAGGTGGAAAT gtATTATGAAGCTTTTCCTCCTCTGTCAGAAAAAACTGTTTGTCTTCATGAAATTATGACGGTGTGGAATAAGTCTAAAACTTGCTCTTATTCAAGTTCTTCATCTTCCGCTGCTCCTCAGACAAGCACTGACACCTCCTCTCCAAAGGACTGTAACAGTGAGGGtgaaactggaaaagaaaaaatagttgAAGTTTGCAGTACATTGAGTGAACGTACCCAACAGAGAAGAAGTAAAAAGGAAAAAGAGAACCGGCACTATAACAACATGGTGGATGACAGAACTGATCAGAGTAAAAAGCAAATTAAGCACAGATGTGATGGAAAATTGCGCCCTCGCTCTTGGTCGTCTGGCTCCAGTGAAGCTGGCTCTAGCTCCAGTGGGAACCAGTATGAGATAAAACCACCATTGAAATCCATCAAAATAAGGCATAAGACAAGGGACATGGGTAGAAACAAAAAGGGGCAAAATGGGCAAGTGAAATTAGCATTGAAGGATGCGgaaaaagaacaaagaagaaaCACAGGTGGAAGTAGTCGCAGTAGTGGACCTACTAAACAGCTGTGCAAAAAAGGGAAGAGACCATTAAAAGAAATTAGAAAAGATTCCAGCTGCAGTGAGATTAAAGAATTTGGCTTTGAgaatagaaataaaaaagaatataggGAAGAACCATTATGGTATACTGAGCCAATCACTGAATATTTTGTTCCTTTTAGCAGAAAAAGCAAACTTGAGACTACATACCGAAAGAGTCTGGATTCACCAGATGTTCTTTCTGCACCTGCAAATGTTGAAAAGTTGCCTGAGTCAATGCAAGGTATTTGTATTACAAACAGCAGTTTTCAGCGAACATACCTCGCCGCAGGTACATTTGTTGATGGTCACTTTGTGGAAATGCCTGCTGTAATAGATGAGGCTGATGACCTCGATGGGTCAAGCTGCCCTCAGCCAGAGGTCAATAGAGATTTAGATGATGAGCATCTGTCTGAATTTACTCACTTCTATGAAGTGGATATTTATCAATCCATGTTGGATACTAGTGCCTCAGACTCAATACAAGAAAGTCGAATTTTAAGTATGATTCGACAAAAAAGCAACGAGCAAAGAGACTTCGAGGCAGAATGTTGTTTAATGTTAGATGGACTTGATCTGCGAGGGGAAAGTGCAATAAGGGCAGATTCACACAGCTCTGTTGATGCAGATGGGTTTTTCTTGCAAGATCTTGAAAATATAGCTCACGTTTGGGAATGTTATTCATCTTTTAGTTCTGAAGACATTGATGGGGAAAGTTTTACAGGGGATTCTCCTGTTAGACTATCCCCTATATTGGACAATACATTATTCAATGCAAGCAGATTTTCTGGAAATCAAGAAGAGTATTTTTCAGAACCAAATGAAGGATTAAACTCttcttgtttttcactgtttgaaGTGCAATATGATGACTCCACTTTACCTTTTTCCTGTGACTCAGTAACCATTGGTCATGAAAACACAGATTCTAATAGCTGTAGGGATCCACTTGGAAATAAACAGTCTCGTTTGCTAATATGGACCAAAAATAGTGCCTTTGATGAAACTGAACACTGTTCCAATCTATCAACACGAACTTGTAGCCCATGGTCACATTCAGAAGAAACACGTTCTGATAACGAGACTAATGTTCAGTTAGAGGAGTCAGCACATTTTAACACAGAAGAGATCACTTGTATAGTCCCTAGCATCTCCTCCAAATACCTAGAAGATGAACTTTTAGACTTTTTACATGAAGATGCATGTCAACAAAAGGATGATATTATAAGAGAAGTACCTGACctgacttttaaaaagaaatctaagCTTGAGTCAGTGTGTGGAATCCAGTTGGAAAAAGATGAAAGCAAACCTTATGATGCATTAGACATATTTTCAGAGGATCCAAACCAACAAAATGACAACTATAGCTCAGGGATAATAAAGGACATTTGGACAAGTATTGGAGATGGAGAATCAGTAGCAACACTAGGAGACAAAATAGAGGATGGCTTGTTTCCTGTTGAGGCAAATTATCATTGTTGTTTAGACATAGAAACAGCAACTGATACCCTGCAGTTACCCCAGAAAAAGGCAGTTCAGCGGTCAGAATATCATTTGTGGGAGGGTCAAAAGGAACATCTGGAGGAACAGACAATTATAAGAGGCGAGCTTTCAAAGGTAGATGGTGGTGATTATACAACACCATCAAAACCTTGGGACATGAACCCTGATAAAGATCACAATGCATTTATTCTTGGAGGAGTCTACGGTGAGCTTAAAACCTTTAACAGTGATGGAGATTGGGCAGTTATACCACCCAGTCATACTCGAGAGAGCTTGGTACAATGCTCAGCATCTGACGTGGTGACAATAGCTGGTACTGATGTTTTTACGAACACAGGTAACTGTTTTGATCCTGGCCACAAACCTTTATGGAGGCCATTGGTTTCATTTGGGCAGCGTGACCAGGCAATAAAAGGTGGAGATGTATTGAACAAGGAATTTTCTTTTATCTTCCATGAAGATTTATTAGGAACATGCAGCAATTTTCAGAGTGATGAGTCTGGGCTTGATTATTCATTTTCATCCTTTGACTTGAACAATCCATTTTCACAAGTTCTTCATGTGGAGTGTTCATTTGAGCCTGAAGATATTGCGTCGTTCAGCCCAAGTTTTAAGCCCAAGTCAATACTGTGTTCAGATTCAGAAAGTGAAGCTTTTCATCGTAGATTTTATGGGATAAACCGAACACAGTACAGAGCGATTCGTATTTCACCCAGGACTCACTTTAGACCAATTTCTGCCTCTGAACTTTCTTCTGGAGGAGGAAGTGACTCAGAGATGGAATCAGAAAAAGAAGAATTGAGGCTTCCTGTCCTCCCTCTGTCAGATGTGTTTGAAGATCCACAAGCAGATCTCAGACCATTGGAGGAAGATGCTGAGTGTGAGGGCCCGTACTATGGAAAGTCAGAACTTGAGTCTGGTAAATTTTTACCTAGATTAAAGAAGTCTGGTATGGAAAAGAGTGCACAGACTTCATTAGATTCCCAAGAGGGCTCCAGTGCCCTCTTGCCAATAGCAGAGCAAGAAATATGCAACTGTGATGGAGAGGCATCAGTAGTGAGCATATACTTGGAAGATTATGAAACTGAGGAATctagtaaagaaaataaagaggTGTGTAAATGTTCAGCGGCTGGGCACATCTCGAATTTTGGGAAAACCTGTGAATTTACAGAACTGCATGAG tttcctTCGCTAAATGTACCTGTGAAAGGAAATATTGGCAGCCAGCAGGAGGAATGCTGGTGGCAAAAATCTTTCTGTTCACCACTTTTTCCAGGATCGCAGTGTGATG aGTGCTGCACTAAAATCAAGGAAATAGTTGGTGTTAACAGTTATACTGATATGAAAGAAAATCTGCATAATGGAGATTCTGTTTTACATCTAAATGTG aatGCATCAGCTTGTAACTCAGACTGTTTTGGAGAGAAAAACACTGTCGCTAGAGCAACTGGGTTCCGAAGACAGCTTTTTTCCAGTGACAGCTCTAGTTCTGATGAAACTGCTTCAGAAAATGGAAGTGACTGGGCCAGTCCTTGTGAAGAGCTTTTTTCCCGAACGCATCTTTAA
- the LOC121324782 gene encoding uncharacterized protein KIAA0232-like isoform X4, which translates to MGSLLYYEAFPPLSEKTVCLHEIMTVWNKSKTCSYSSSSSSAAPQTSTDTSSPKDCNSEGETGKEKIVEVCSTLSERTQQRRSKKEKENRHYNNMVDDRTDQSKKQIKHRCDGKLRPRSWSSGSSEAGSSSSGNQYEIKPPLKSIKIRHKTRDMGRNKKGQNGQVKLALKDAEKEQRRNTGGSSRSSGPTKQLCKKGKRPLKEIRKDSSCSEIKEFGFENRNKKEYREEPLWYTEPITEYFVPFSRKSKLETTYRKSLDSPDVLSAPANVEKLPESMQGICITNSSFQRTYLAAGTFVDGHFVEMPAVIDEADDLDGSSCPQPEVNRDLDDEHLSEFTHFYEVDIYQSMLDTSASDSIQESRILSMIRQKSNEQRDFEAECCLMLDGLDLRGESAIRADSHSSVDADGFFLQDLENIAHVWECYSSFSSEDIDGESFTGDSPVRLSPILDNTLFNASRFSGNQEEYFSEPNEGLNSSCFSLFEVQYDDSTLPFSCDSVTIGHENTDSNSCRDPLGNKQSRLLIWTKNSAFDETEHCSNLSTRTCSPWSHSEETRSDNETNVQLEESAHFNTEEITCIVPSISSKYLEDELLDFLHEDACQQKDDIIREVPDLTFKKKSKLESVCGIQLEKDESKPYDALDIFSEDPNQQNDNYSSGIIKDIWTSIGDGESVATLGDKIEDGLFPVEANYHCCLDIETATDTLQLPQKKAVQRSEYHLWEGQKEHLEEQTIIRGELSKVDGGDYTTPSKPWDMNPDKDHNAFILGGVYGELKTFNSDGDWAVIPPSHTRESLVQCSASDVVTIAGTDVFTNTGNCFDPGHKPLWRPLVSFGQRDQAIKGGDVLNKEFSFIFHEDLLGTCSNFQSDESGLDYSFSSFDLNNPFSQVLHVECSFEPEDIASFSPSFKPKSILCSDSESEAFHRRFYGINRTQYRAIRISPRTHFRPISASELSSGGGSDSEMESEKEELRLPVLPLSDVFEDPQADLRPLEEDAECEGPYYGKSELESGKFLPRLKKSGMEKSAQTSLDSQEGSSALLPIAEQEICNCDGEASVVSIYLEDYETEESSKENKEVCKCSAAGHISNFGKTCEFTELHEFPSLNVPVKGNIGSQQEECWWQKSFCSPLFPGSQCDECCTKIKEIVGVNSYTDMKENLHNGDSVLHLNVNASACNSDCFGEKNTVARATGFRRQLFSSDSSSSDETASENGSDWASPCEELFSRTHL; encoded by the exons ATGGGCTCTCTTTT gtATTATGAAGCTTTTCCTCCTCTGTCAGAAAAAACTGTTTGTCTTCATGAAATTATGACGGTGTGGAATAAGTCTAAAACTTGCTCTTATTCAAGTTCTTCATCTTCCGCTGCTCCTCAGACAAGCACTGACACCTCCTCTCCAAAGGACTGTAACAGTGAGGGtgaaactggaaaagaaaaaatagttgAAGTTTGCAGTACATTGAGTGAACGTACCCAACAGAGAAGAAGTAAAAAGGAAAAAGAGAACCGGCACTATAACAACATGGTGGATGACAGAACTGATCAGAGTAAAAAGCAAATTAAGCACAGATGTGATGGAAAATTGCGCCCTCGCTCTTGGTCGTCTGGCTCCAGTGAAGCTGGCTCTAGCTCCAGTGGGAACCAGTATGAGATAAAACCACCATTGAAATCCATCAAAATAAGGCATAAGACAAGGGACATGGGTAGAAACAAAAAGGGGCAAAATGGGCAAGTGAAATTAGCATTGAAGGATGCGgaaaaagaacaaagaagaaaCACAGGTGGAAGTAGTCGCAGTAGTGGACCTACTAAACAGCTGTGCAAAAAAGGGAAGAGACCATTAAAAGAAATTAGAAAAGATTCCAGCTGCAGTGAGATTAAAGAATTTGGCTTTGAgaatagaaataaaaaagaatataggGAAGAACCATTATGGTATACTGAGCCAATCACTGAATATTTTGTTCCTTTTAGCAGAAAAAGCAAACTTGAGACTACATACCGAAAGAGTCTGGATTCACCAGATGTTCTTTCTGCACCTGCAAATGTTGAAAAGTTGCCTGAGTCAATGCAAGGTATTTGTATTACAAACAGCAGTTTTCAGCGAACATACCTCGCCGCAGGTACATTTGTTGATGGTCACTTTGTGGAAATGCCTGCTGTAATAGATGAGGCTGATGACCTCGATGGGTCAAGCTGCCCTCAGCCAGAGGTCAATAGAGATTTAGATGATGAGCATCTGTCTGAATTTACTCACTTCTATGAAGTGGATATTTATCAATCCATGTTGGATACTAGTGCCTCAGACTCAATACAAGAAAGTCGAATTTTAAGTATGATTCGACAAAAAAGCAACGAGCAAAGAGACTTCGAGGCAGAATGTTGTTTAATGTTAGATGGACTTGATCTGCGAGGGGAAAGTGCAATAAGGGCAGATTCACACAGCTCTGTTGATGCAGATGGGTTTTTCTTGCAAGATCTTGAAAATATAGCTCACGTTTGGGAATGTTATTCATCTTTTAGTTCTGAAGACATTGATGGGGAAAGTTTTACAGGGGATTCTCCTGTTAGACTATCCCCTATATTGGACAATACATTATTCAATGCAAGCAGATTTTCTGGAAATCAAGAAGAGTATTTTTCAGAACCAAATGAAGGATTAAACTCttcttgtttttcactgtttgaaGTGCAATATGATGACTCCACTTTACCTTTTTCCTGTGACTCAGTAACCATTGGTCATGAAAACACAGATTCTAATAGCTGTAGGGATCCACTTGGAAATAAACAGTCTCGTTTGCTAATATGGACCAAAAATAGTGCCTTTGATGAAACTGAACACTGTTCCAATCTATCAACACGAACTTGTAGCCCATGGTCACATTCAGAAGAAACACGTTCTGATAACGAGACTAATGTTCAGTTAGAGGAGTCAGCACATTTTAACACAGAAGAGATCACTTGTATAGTCCCTAGCATCTCCTCCAAATACCTAGAAGATGAACTTTTAGACTTTTTACATGAAGATGCATGTCAACAAAAGGATGATATTATAAGAGAAGTACCTGACctgacttttaaaaagaaatctaagCTTGAGTCAGTGTGTGGAATCCAGTTGGAAAAAGATGAAAGCAAACCTTATGATGCATTAGACATATTTTCAGAGGATCCAAACCAACAAAATGACAACTATAGCTCAGGGATAATAAAGGACATTTGGACAAGTATTGGAGATGGAGAATCAGTAGCAACACTAGGAGACAAAATAGAGGATGGCTTGTTTCCTGTTGAGGCAAATTATCATTGTTGTTTAGACATAGAAACAGCAACTGATACCCTGCAGTTACCCCAGAAAAAGGCAGTTCAGCGGTCAGAATATCATTTGTGGGAGGGTCAAAAGGAACATCTGGAGGAACAGACAATTATAAGAGGCGAGCTTTCAAAGGTAGATGGTGGTGATTATACAACACCATCAAAACCTTGGGACATGAACCCTGATAAAGATCACAATGCATTTATTCTTGGAGGAGTCTACGGTGAGCTTAAAACCTTTAACAGTGATGGAGATTGGGCAGTTATACCACCCAGTCATACTCGAGAGAGCTTGGTACAATGCTCAGCATCTGACGTGGTGACAATAGCTGGTACTGATGTTTTTACGAACACAGGTAACTGTTTTGATCCTGGCCACAAACCTTTATGGAGGCCATTGGTTTCATTTGGGCAGCGTGACCAGGCAATAAAAGGTGGAGATGTATTGAACAAGGAATTTTCTTTTATCTTCCATGAAGATTTATTAGGAACATGCAGCAATTTTCAGAGTGATGAGTCTGGGCTTGATTATTCATTTTCATCCTTTGACTTGAACAATCCATTTTCACAAGTTCTTCATGTGGAGTGTTCATTTGAGCCTGAAGATATTGCGTCGTTCAGCCCAAGTTTTAAGCCCAAGTCAATACTGTGTTCAGATTCAGAAAGTGAAGCTTTTCATCGTAGATTTTATGGGATAAACCGAACACAGTACAGAGCGATTCGTATTTCACCCAGGACTCACTTTAGACCAATTTCTGCCTCTGAACTTTCTTCTGGAGGAGGAAGTGACTCAGAGATGGAATCAGAAAAAGAAGAATTGAGGCTTCCTGTCCTCCCTCTGTCAGATGTGTTTGAAGATCCACAAGCAGATCTCAGACCATTGGAGGAAGATGCTGAGTGTGAGGGCCCGTACTATGGAAAGTCAGAACTTGAGTCTGGTAAATTTTTACCTAGATTAAAGAAGTCTGGTATGGAAAAGAGTGCACAGACTTCATTAGATTCCCAAGAGGGCTCCAGTGCCCTCTTGCCAATAGCAGAGCAAGAAATATGCAACTGTGATGGAGAGGCATCAGTAGTGAGCATATACTTGGAAGATTATGAAACTGAGGAATctagtaaagaaaataaagaggTGTGTAAATGTTCAGCGGCTGGGCACATCTCGAATTTTGGGAAAACCTGTGAATTTACAGAACTGCATGAG tttcctTCGCTAAATGTACCTGTGAAAGGAAATATTGGCAGCCAGCAGGAGGAATGCTGGTGGCAAAAATCTTTCTGTTCACCACTTTTTCCAGGATCGCAGTGTGATG aGTGCTGCACTAAAATCAAGGAAATAGTTGGTGTTAACAGTTATACTGATATGAAAGAAAATCTGCATAATGGAGATTCTGTTTTACATCTAAATGTG aatGCATCAGCTTGTAACTCAGACTGTTTTGGAGAGAAAAACACTGTCGCTAGAGCAACTGGGTTCCGAAGACAGCTTTTTTCCAGTGACAGCTCTAGTTCTGATGAAACTGCTTCAGAAAATGGAAGTGACTGGGCCAGTCCTTGTGAAGAGCTTTTTTCCCGAACGCATCTTTAA